Below is a genomic region from Sander vitreus isolate 19-12246 chromosome 15, sanVit1, whole genome shotgun sequence.
GGACATAATGTATGAGACTAGATTCAGATGATAACTATTATTCTTTAGCATTCATTGAAAGAAATTACTTAAATTGTAAAATGGAAAAAGTGTTCATGGCCTGGAAGCAAAGGGCTCAGTACAGCTGATATTTCCTGCTTGCTCTACACCTCCTAACATCTGGAATGAGGAAACCAATTTAGCTGATCAACTGAGTGAATGATATGTGTTTAAACCTCGAATTAAGATTTCAGCAACACTGTGTGATAAAAAGTGTTAGGAGGAGTGATTAAAACACCTGTCTTCATGGTTTTTGCAAGTAGGTTTTCATTTCCTGCGCCCACTCACCCCAGCCCGCCCAGCACCAGGCACGGTCGACCAGAAGAATCCTCTCCAGTCCTGGTCCTCAAAGATGTAGGGAAGGATGCGACTCAGGATGCGTGTGCAGTTCAGGATCACCTGCTTCTCCCTCTCTGTGGGGCAACCAGACTCCGCACCCTGCACCAGCTTTTCCACGGCctgaggagaaaagaaagatgATCAGGAGGTACGTGAGAGTGAGCATGTGCGGTATGGAAACCAATTTTAATAGTCCAATTTTCTACAACCCTGCTTCCTATTTTCTTACTGTTGCTTTCAGTTGCAGTCGGTTAATGAGGAATTACCCAGTCAACATGCACAGTACCATAACAAGCACCTTAGTTTTGTTTCATTACATCCACTTATAATATCATATTCTTTCACTATACCATCAACACTATGACACTAATGATTTTGTTTGTGGAGAACAAAGATACCAATAAACTGCAGCATCTCATAAATTGTTCATTGAAGTACTTAATATCATTTACACTGGGAAGTACACTGATGTCTACATGATATGGGGACATATTGAAGATTTACTTTTGAAAACTACTCATTATCTAAATGTAATCAACAGCATGGAGCAGACTGGGTTTAAAAATAGGTAACAAATCACTTTGAATCAGCTTCAGGGGCTCTCGTCTCATTCTCTGTATTTAATTAGGCTGTAAGTaccctgtactgtatgtctgtttaGTTTCTGATAGGCGGCTTCAAACGGAAGCTGGTACCAAGAGACGGGAAGTGAAGGGAAAGGAAGGGGAGTTGACTCACTTATTCCAACATCTGAGAGCATGAGGCAGTGCCTTGCTGACAGACTCCTGTGCTGTGCTCGAACAAACAACATTCCATATTCCATGATGCTGCCTCAAAGCAAGGAGTGTCCCTGTGCAATCACATCTCATAAACAAGTTTGTATTACACAGATGCATTAACAGTTCATACAGTGTGTACCTTATAGCAGAGGGTTGCTAAATTGGAGGGGGACTCCTCTCGAACAGCTCTTATCTCTGCAGCTGGCACCAGAGCAAAAACATCCTGGACCGTGGTGGTGGTGTCTGCCCAGAACTGGTCCCAGAAGGCATCGTCTGTGGCTTCCACTGGCTGTAGAAAATATGTTTAGTTTTCATTCCCATATATCTGAGCCTAATGGAGCATTTCATGGCATTGAGATTTGAAATACAATGACCTGATTAATCTTGCATTGCATTCAAATATAATGTTGCACTTTTTCATCATAACGCATACAAGGTTGTTTGGTCTTCTAGCTCATCCAAGGCCTACCTAATGGCAATGTAAACACAACCTCAATTCTAGCAGCAGTGAGAAAACATTATCTGGCACACAGGTCTAAGCACAGTCCACCTGCCGCATCTGCAAACGTGGTCACAGCCAATCTACGTCATCAGTTTTGATTTAGCTACGCCATTGCTtgttttataattaaaaaaaactaatcattAACAGCCAGAATAAAGAAAAATGATGGTATTCCGCATCGCAGAACCAACCATTATTTAATCCATGACAAATACGACATATTGGAGTAGCCTACAGTGCATGCAGCCTTTCTACACCGACCTTATAAACATTTCGATTATGCTAAGTAAATGATTGTGAGTATAAAAACGCGCATGCAACATGAGACTTTTCGCTTATTGGTACCACATCATCCGCGTTATCTCATCTCCTCGGTGATGCTCTCCGGCGCGCTCATCGACACACTATCTCTCTATTTAATCCTTTATTCGGCTGTATGGACGCGCATATACCTGTGTTTTGGTTGTCAGCTGAATCACTGCTTTCCTGAAGTTCAATTTTGAGTCGGTGCTGCCCATTGCGATTATTTCCCTTTATACTAACAGGACCGCCGCTGCTGAGGATCCCTGGTTAATCTCACCTCAGTCCTTCGCTTGAGTCATTGGCggaggcgttttttttttttgtttttttttactctattGGCTGGCTGGACTTGCTGCACTATAGGGTGTAACTTCCGGGTTGTGAAGCTGTCAACCATTCAGTCAGATTGGATGTTTTGTTCCAGCATTTTTACCTTCAGTATAGGCTGAAGACTCTATAATTTGTTCTAATTTCCTTAGGATGGACATTTTTCCAGACTTTGTTATAAAATAGCCATAACGGTTTTATGGGGAGATGGGCTGCAGCTCACTTTCTGTTACATTGTAGATCTGTTTTTTATGAAGACACAGTTCGATATTTTCAAATAATTACATTCAGTTGCAATGTATTGAATAAAACCGTTGTTGCAAACAGCGACATCTTTTGGGGAAATTAACATTGTCATACAGGAAACAATATTTGTCGATTACTGTCAAATTAAGACAAATTAAATTTGTATAGCAGAAACCAATTAATAAACGCATGGTACTAAACTAACAATTATCAATCAAGTTAATTTAGCAgctttcttatactgcactgcaaAACGTGCATCGCTGTTATTATATGATGCCTTTAAGTGCTGCTCGTAAGCCCCTACTTTCTTTCCGAAATTATCTTACCCGTATTGCATACGTGtaacctataaaaaaaaaagtaatggtcTTCATCATTTCAATTACCATTATGGTCATCATGCCTATGGCGATCGCTATCTTTTCCATCTCTGATGCCACAGAAAACTCTACTCTGATTGTCCAACTACTAGCACAACATGCAAATGTATTTCCCGACAGCATGTAAAAGCACCATTAGCTAATAGTCTTCGCGCAGCCGCATTGCCATGTAAACACAACTGCCGCGGTTGGCTGTGGTTTTAACTGTGCCTattatagctagctagctaggttaaaCTAAAATAGTTAAACTAAAAGAGGTGTAATTTTACTCGGGCTTTAGCTCTGGCTCTGAGATTGTTACATTGTTATCAAAGAAACAAGGCTATTTTTCTGCAATATGTGCTGTGGTCAGCTAATTAGGTGCATCAGCTAAgaagattagctagctagcggtgACGTTAGCTTGTAACCTAACGTTAGCGTTTGTGACTGTCTTTTTAACTAACCTCGCTAGCTTAACGCTAGCTCGgtctttatgcaaattaataGCCAGTTACCTTAAATTGTCTGTGTAGTTAATTAtaacagattattattttactgttgCCAAAATGGTTAATAGTATCACATCAATATTCAACATGATTGGCTAGTCAGGAAAGATTAGTTTGCTAACTCAGGTGATAGGCCATCGGTCGACAGGaaacaagctaacgttaacaagTCGTCAACCGGTCGGGTCCTCCAGTCTGGTCAGAACATATACAAAGGAAACTCGTCGAGATTGAGTTAGTGTCATCATATGTTGACTGAAAACAGGTAAGCGAGGCCTACAATACAAATATGTAACGCTAACTGATGAGATATTGCTCGAAACAAATGTTGGAGTAGCGTTACTGTGCAGCAGCCATCTAAAAATGTTGATTACCCTAGTATGTAACAAATGATCGGTGGTTACACATGCGAGCAGCAGTGTGATAgtatatatatggtatataatgttttctcagttagccttttaaaataataccagattagtaaacagaatgtgcctttgtaACATTGGATGAAactattgcattaaagatcagccacttttttctacaacagtcgagaacccttttgcaattatgtaagcacataatgtaatctgaaaactgctgccctgattaaaaaaacaatgcaactgatctcagctggtattctgtctgtaatggagtggaatggaaatttctaagtgaccccaaacttgtGTGTATGCGCCCTATagctatactatatatatatatatatgatatatatatatatttatatttgtgtgcGTTTTAAAtgcctgtatttgtgtttgcacCCAAACAGGAAACGGCAGCGCAGCGGTGGTGATGAGGAGAGTGGCCACCTGGTGCCTCAAGCCAAAAGGCAGAGCAgagctcatcctctctctcctgAGCCAGGCCGAGATGCGTGGGACTCTGAGGTACAAACCGCTGTCAGGGGAAATGACATAGTAATACTGAAGAAACTGTAGGCAATCTGAGCAAACAGTTGACCTTCACTAACTTTTCATAAGCAACATTTTTTGGTAGATGTTGACACGATTGACTTtgtccaaaccccaaaaaaaagatgaattgTTGCCTTATTAGCTGCTGGTCACAGTGAGCTCACAAAGAAATGGGTAGTTATGAGATATATTAGTCAAGATTGCAACTGGATCTCAGGTGTCAAATAGTAGTAGTGAGAAATAGGATTTTAAAATGGCATCTTGTACCTTAATATTATCCCATCTGTTTTTACTACTTTTTACTGTCTGATTGGGTAAAGACCTTAAAGACTTGTATCAGGAAAAATGCCCACACTCGCACACTGACATTCATACATTACCATTTTTGCCAAATAATCTTACCTAAATATAGATTGTTTAGGAGATCACTTTCATGCCAGGTCCCACTCTCAACAGATGGATGTAATAGtagtttatattttgaattcatACTCAAATTACTATCTACTATTGCTCACACCACAAGTTTGATTGAAAGCAGACTGAGACCCCCATTTCTAAGCCATCTCGGTAGAGAGACAGCTTTCAAACCAGCATAAACAAACTGAACAATATCGAAAGAGTTTGATTGAACTGCACCAAACCGGGTAGGCGACAAAGCACCCTTTGCCTATGTTCTATTTCGAGGCATCATGGCTAATGACTTTTGTCTACTTTTGGCGTGCTTTACCCCAAAGCATTTCAGTTGTAAGGCTTTTAATTTATCTAGACAAAACAACCATGGATTTTGACATTCATATCTCCAGTAGCTAGCACATAACATAATGTTGACATCTGCTTTTCAGTCCTCCAACagtgagagcagcagcagcagcatcagcagtcCAGAACATGCGGCTGGGAGCTGTAGCAGTCAGTGTGTTGTGGGCCCCTGCAGTCCCCTCAGCTCAGGGGACTCCCCCGAACTGGCCCGCCCTACAAACCTGGTCTCCTACCTTCAGATCAACCGCATCCTGAAGCATGCCCACTTCCAGAGCCTGCAGAGCCGATGTCAACTTAGAGACACATGACAACCTAATGTCTCTCTGTCGGCCACCAGAGGACCAAGTCCCTGAGGGATGCCAGAGCACCACATGCTGATTCACTTCACTCAGCTCTTCCCATCTCCAGTTACTGTGATATCTTGCAGCTCTACATATCTGTGGATAGAGACCAGCTCCTGGTCAGGTATCTGGAAGGGGGGGGGTTCATTattcaaataaatcaaaactGATAATCATTTTAGCAATAATAACTGTGTGATCaacttaaacattttttgtgaTCCACCTGATTTCTGACCAGTCTGGTTTACATGCTGCTCTCAGAGCCTTATTGTGACTgattgatgatggtgatgaatcCCTGTGTTTTGTCTTAAATGTTGTATGAAAACAGTGCTACTGAAGCTGCAGAAATGGCACCAAACACAATTTTAGGCCGGTCAGTGTGACTCGTTTAGTCTCATAGTAGGGTACTTGGGTTGTATAATGCTGAATCT
It encodes:
- the LOC144530236 gene encoding protein VCF1 translates to MLTENRKRQRSGGDEESGHLVPQAKRQSRAHPLSPEPGRDAWDSESSNSESSSSSISSPEHAAGSCSSQCVVGPCSPLSSGDSPELARPTNLVSYLQINRILKHAHFQSLQSRCQLRDT